One window of Bacillus sp. THAF10 genomic DNA carries:
- a CDS encoding PAS domain S-box protein: MIQHMVKEETKKLEAEIGTLTAQIQRLEKENRFLQLTFEHANDSIILFNENLEFFQVNQKACDLFELPKEELLKRKLHDFLELMSKEEIEYQEAQLEELGESKNELIVRLDSGKVKFIEYSAVRNPDESGLDICIIRDITLKKQMEKETSKNKQMYHDVINRAVDGIVVFDRDGYFIDVNPAFCSNFALPKMDLLQSKLDDFVESDSKIKMKKIWNLLEKHGRVRGELPVSLQNGERKTFEVTITANIYDDYYLAIMRDVTEKRNMELQLEKSEKRFREMFQHALDAIVLVDNNGKIMRANPAASRAFELPLENLIQSKLHDFVPKKNKKVFSIMKQFGAKGEIREELEFHMPNGQIKLLEFTANKGIIDGYNMIIFRNVSERRKMEKDLRESEQKFRKIFDNAMDGIILWDEVGNIIDANPNASKILGFSKEELINNYLSSFINREQIDSIKERWKQSPDSDELSGEISYENDGSIQIIEYSAKKNVIEGLHMTIFRNITEKREMEEQLRKSDTLTVVGELAAGIAHEIRNPMTALKGFIQLLQNSMEDNQHTMYFDVITSELKRIESIITEFLVLAKPQAISYQRKNATVIMKETLDLLSAQASLENIQFASFFEENVPDIYCEPNQLKQVFINILKNAIEVMPKGGKVTVFIEKEKEKDDFILISIIDEGIGIPDDKLKKLGEPFYTTKERGTGLGLMVSYKIVEEHNGCIEVMSEVGRGTTFHIHLPVGSPTA, translated from the coding sequence ATGATCCAACACATGGTGAAAGAGGAAACCAAAAAGTTGGAGGCAGAAATAGGAACACTCACTGCTCAAATTCAACGGCTTGAAAAAGAAAATAGGTTTCTTCAGCTTACATTCGAACATGCCAATGATTCCATAATCTTGTTTAATGAGAATTTAGAGTTTTTCCAAGTAAATCAAAAAGCATGTGATCTTTTTGAATTGCCAAAAGAGGAATTGCTAAAAAGAAAGCTTCATGATTTTCTAGAATTAATGTCAAAGGAAGAAATAGAGTATCAAGAAGCACAATTAGAAGAACTAGGTGAATCGAAAAATGAATTAATCGTCCGCTTGGATAGTGGGAAAGTTAAGTTTATTGAATATTCTGCTGTTCGAAATCCGGATGAGAGCGGTTTAGATATTTGTATCATTAGAGATATTACCCTAAAGAAACAGATGGAAAAAGAAACAAGCAAAAATAAGCAAATGTATCATGACGTGATAAATAGAGCAGTAGATGGTATTGTCGTTTTCGATAGAGATGGATACTTTATTGACGTAAATCCAGCATTCTGTTCCAATTTTGCGCTCCCAAAAATGGATCTTCTTCAGTCAAAGCTAGATGACTTTGTTGAGTCAGATTCTAAAATCAAGATGAAGAAGATATGGAATCTGCTCGAAAAGCACGGTAGAGTACGAGGAGAATTGCCTGTTTCTCTCCAAAATGGAGAAAGGAAAACTTTTGAAGTTACGATTACAGCAAACATATATGATGACTATTATTTGGCTATTATGCGGGATGTCACGGAAAAACGAAACATGGAGCTTCAACTTGAAAAAAGTGAAAAACGTTTTAGGGAAATGTTTCAGCATGCGCTTGATGCCATTGTACTTGTCGATAATAACGGGAAGATAATGAGAGCGAATCCAGCAGCAAGCAGAGCCTTTGAATTACCACTTGAAAATTTAATACAGTCAAAGCTTCATGACTTTGTTCCAAAGAAAAACAAAAAAGTCTTTTCGATTATGAAGCAATTTGGAGCAAAAGGCGAAATTCGCGAAGAGCTGGAATTCCACATGCCTAACGGTCAAATAAAGCTTTTAGAGTTTACCGCAAATAAAGGTATTATTGATGGCTACAACATGATTATTTTCCGTAATGTTAGTGAACGGAGAAAGATGGAAAAGGACTTAAGAGAAAGTGAACAGAAATTCAGAAAGATTTTTGATAATGCAATGGATGGTATCATTCTATGGGATGAAGTTGGAAATATTATTGACGCCAATCCTAATGCAAGCAAAATACTAGGATTTTCAAAGGAAGAATTAATAAATAATTATCTGTCATCATTTATTAACAGAGAACAAATTGATTCTATTAAAGAGAGGTGGAAGCAAAGTCCTGACAGTGATGAACTAAGTGGAGAAATTAGTTATGAGAATGATGGTTCAATTCAAATTATTGAATACTCTGCTAAAAAGAATGTCATTGAAGGTCTGCATATGACCATTTTCCGAAACATAACCGAAAAGAGGGAGATGGAGGAACAACTCAGAAAGTCCGATACGTTGACCGTGGTTGGAGAGCTTGCTGCAGGAATTGCTCATGAAATAAGGAATCCAATGACCGCTTTAAAAGGGTTTATTCAACTCCTCCAAAATAGCATGGAGGACAATCAGCATACGATGTATTTTGATGTCATTACCTCAGAGCTTAAAAGAATAGAGTCGATTATCACTGAATTTCTCGTCTTAGCTAAACCTCAAGCAATTTCCTACCAAAGAAAAAATGCAACTGTGATCATGAAAGAAACGCTGGATCTCTTAAGTGCGCAGGCTTCGTTAGAAAATATCCAATTTGCGAGTTTCTTTGAAGAAAATGTTCCAGATATATATTGTGAGCCAAACCAATTAAAACAGGTGTTTATTAATATTTTGAAAAATGCAATAGAAGTCATGCCAAAAGGTGGTAAAGTTACCGTTTTCATTGAGAAAGAAAAAGAAAAAGATGATTTTATATTAATTTCCATAATAGATGAAGGAATTGGGATACCAGATGACAAGCTTAAAAAGCTAGGTGAACCATTCTATACCACAAAAGAACGTGGAACAGGGTTAGGTCTTATGGTAAGCTATAAAATTGTAGAAGAACACAACGGATGCATTGAAGTAATGAGTGAAGTAGGGAGAGGTACAACCTTTCATATTCACCTTCCAGTAGGCTCGCCAACTGCCTAG
- a CDS encoding metalloregulator ArsR/SmtB family transcription factor, translating to MQLDKLVNFYKVMGDQTRIKLLVLLSSEEPLNGQELAERLGIKPPTVSHHISKLKEISAVYERREKNTVFYFLNQKSITQYHEGLHHILNRSKKGEASIMEQKEREEILQNFLTKDGRLKNIPAQRKKKLIIFQHIMKDLEMGVKYTEKEINEHIKQFHEDYATIRREFIINHFMYREAGIYEMNPKEMWLK from the coding sequence ATGCAATTAGATAAACTCGTTAATTTTTATAAGGTTATGGGAGATCAAACAAGAATCAAATTGCTAGTACTACTTTCTTCAGAGGAACCTTTAAATGGGCAAGAACTTGCAGAACGACTAGGTATTAAGCCTCCAACGGTATCTCATCACATAAGTAAGTTAAAAGAAATAAGTGCTGTATACGAGAGAAGAGAAAAAAACACTGTCTTTTATTTTCTTAATCAAAAATCCATAACACAGTATCATGAAGGACTTCATCATATTTTAAATCGTAGTAAAAAGGGGGAGGCTTCCATAATGGAACAAAAAGAAAGAGAAGAAATTCTGCAAAACTTTTTAACAAAGGACGGAAGATTAAAAAATATCCCAGCTCAGAGAAAGAAAAAGCTGATAATTTTTCAACATATTATGAAGGACTTAGAAATGGGCGTGAAATATACCGAAAAAGAAATAAACGAGCATATCAAACAATTCCATGAAGACTATGCAACGATTAGAAGAGAGTTTATTATCAACCATTTTATGTATCGTGAAGCTGGAATTTATGAAATGAATCCAAAAGAAATGTGGTTAAAATAA
- a CDS encoding methylated-DNA--[protein]-cysteine S-methyltransferase — MFYYDTIQTSVGNLFVVCDDNYLLKVGFQDDFNKHIDSSTPIYQYAPEHPICQLVIKQLREYFAGERKNFEIPLRIKGTDFQMQVWEALNGISYGTLKCYQDIAMEINRPLAVRAIGQANRRNPIPIIIPCHRVIGKNNALTGYAGTKIDIKEKLLKLEGAIV, encoded by the coding sequence ATGTTTTATTATGATACGATACAAACTTCTGTAGGAAATTTATTTGTCGTATGTGATGACAATTATTTATTAAAAGTAGGTTTTCAGGATGACTTTAATAAACACATCGATTCATCCACACCTATCTACCAATATGCTCCTGAACACCCAATTTGCCAATTGGTAATAAAGCAATTGCGCGAGTACTTTGCTGGGGAACGGAAAAACTTTGAAATTCCACTAAGAATAAAAGGAACTGATTTTCAAATGCAAGTGTGGGAGGCATTAAATGGGATTTCCTATGGGACATTGAAATGCTACCAAGACATAGCTATGGAAATTAATCGCCCACTTGCAGTTAGAGCAATAGGGCAAGCGAATAGAAGGAATCCAATTCCCATTATTATTCCGTGCCACCGTGTGATTGGAAAAAATAATGCCTTAACAGGGTATGCGGGAACTAAAATTGATATTAAGGAAAAATTACTAAAGTTAGAAGGGGCCATTGTATAG